The following proteins come from a genomic window of Halorubrum lacusprofundi ATCC 49239:
- a CDS encoding restriction endonuclease, producing the protein MAVLDDLSGFEFEDVMEDVFRNLGFENVRQAERTADEGRDVIMEEVVDGTRRAIIVECKHTGTVGRPVVQKLHSAIATFDFDGPKRGMVVTTGRFTNPAQEYANRLQQNDDPHPIELLDGKDLREIADEIGLDLYNGRIEILCDDTLRPYDPAADVDAAVAEAFRDIENTESADLPVAHSQVTFRPVVAVTADTNAVFETSVGVIHRINDRTQFVVHAERGHPKVADDDVATLVTENFHATVPLDTGQFTEVFDDVEERRFGQTQTEYKEWAVDRLQDYHTTTVTYTGDNNVTYNKTCEPNLSDISVQSIEPVYLPDIRHTTDLQEYTYPYEYYAAGPSRVTAEDGIHRCVHCDTSGIDETYTYCSNCGAIACSSHTKTERLEGEPVCTGCAVTDRFALKTKYFYDEENLEAFSEEYADMPLHEKAMENKWLAGGSVVATVLLVVGLLVIGGII; encoded by the coding sequence ATGGCTGTACTGGACGATCTCTCAGGGTTCGAGTTCGAGGACGTGATGGAGGACGTCTTCCGCAACCTCGGCTTCGAGAACGTCCGCCAGGCAGAGCGGACGGCCGACGAGGGCCGCGACGTCATTATGGAGGAGGTCGTCGACGGCACCCGGCGCGCGATCATCGTGGAGTGCAAGCACACAGGGACGGTCGGGCGCCCGGTCGTCCAGAAGCTCCACTCGGCGATCGCGACGTTCGACTTCGACGGTCCGAAACGCGGGATGGTCGTCACGACCGGCCGGTTCACGAACCCTGCTCAAGAGTACGCTAATCGACTCCAGCAGAACGACGACCCCCATCCAATCGAGTTGCTTGATGGCAAGGACCTCCGGGAGATCGCTGACGAGATCGGTCTCGACCTCTACAACGGGCGCATCGAGATTCTCTGCGACGATACCCTACGCCCGTACGACCCGGCCGCCGACGTCGACGCGGCCGTCGCGGAGGCGTTCCGCGACATCGAGAACACCGAGAGCGCCGATCTCCCGGTGGCGCACTCGCAGGTGACGTTCCGTCCGGTGGTTGCGGTCACCGCGGACACGAACGCCGTCTTCGAGACGTCGGTGGGCGTCATCCACCGGATCAACGACCGCACACAGTTCGTTGTCCACGCTGAACGCGGCCATCCGAAGGTGGCCGACGACGATGTCGCGACGCTGGTCACCGAGAACTTCCACGCGACGGTTCCCCTCGATACTGGGCAGTTTACCGAGGTATTCGACGACGTCGAGGAACGACGGTTCGGCCAGACCCAAACGGAGTACAAGGAGTGGGCTGTTGACCGTCTTCAGGACTACCACACGACGACGGTGACCTACACTGGCGACAACAACGTCACCTACAACAAGACGTGTGAGCCGAATCTCTCGGACATCTCTGTGCAATCGATCGAGCCGGTGTATCTCCCCGACATTCGGCACACGACCGACCTCCAGGAGTACACCTACCCCTACGAGTACTACGCGGCAGGTCCGTCACGAGTGACCGCCGAAGACGGCATTCACCGCTGCGTCCATTGTGACACGAGCGGCATCGATGAGACGTACACCTACTGTTCGAACTGCGGGGCCATCGCCTGCTCCAGTCACACCAAAACGGAGCGGCTGGAAGGTGAGCCGGTCTGTACGGGCTGTGCAGTCACCGACCGGTTCGCGCTGAAGACGAAGTACTTCTACGACGAGGAGAATCTCGAGGCGTTCAGCGAGGAGTACGCCGATATGCCGCTTCACGAAAAGGCGATGGAGAACAAGTGGCTGGCCGGGGGAAGCGTTGTTGCGACGGTGCTGCTTGTCGTCGGACTACTCGTCATCGGCGGCATCATCTGA